A section of the Humulus lupulus chromosome 2, drHumLupu1.1, whole genome shotgun sequence genome encodes:
- the LOC133818632 gene encoding transcription factor MYB20-like — protein MGRQPCCDKVGLKKGPWTAEEDKKLINFILSNGQCCWRAVPKLAGLLRCGKSCRLRWTNYLRPDLKRGLLSDYEEQLVIDLHAQLGNRWSKIASHLPGRTDNEIKNHWNTHIKKKLKKMGIDPLTHQPLSTVTDQSHITQPDDEQQPHQKQDDHTNPEVSNDDHQSQPETTSSSFQSSSVTEPKDDQLAENSRTSTLFVVDEDEMQLINNGFCTDEVPLMEPHEINVVSSSSAATTTSYSSSSSSSSSTTSSSSSNFLEDLQLMPDFEWPPSDYGNNINGGSTTTTSSAMTGFWDDQADYFNSWDLLIDDDVDRKQILDPSLTQGPETVLDHEYWPF, from the exons ATGGGAAGACAACCGTGCTGTGACAAAGTGGGGTTGAAGAAAGGGCCATGGACAGCCGAAGAGGACAAGAAACTGATCAACTTCATACTCTCCAATGGCCAATGCTGCTGGAGAGCTGTACCTAAGCTCGCAG GATTACTAAGGTGTGGAAAAAGTTGTAGGCTGAGATGGACCAATTATCTTCGCCCAGATTTGAAGAGAGGCCTTTTATCTGATTATGAAGAGCAATTGGTCATTGATCTTCATGCCCAACTAGGCAATCG ATGGTCTAAGATTGCGTCTCATCTCCCGGGAAGAACAGACAACGAGATCAAAAACCACTGGAATACCCACATCAAGAAGAAGTTGAAGAAAATGGGGATTGATCCTCTCACCCACCAACCACTTTCTACGGTCACAGACCAATCCCATATAACCCAACCTGATGATGAACAGCAACCTCACCAAAAGCAAGATGATCATACTAATCCCGAAGTTAGTAACGACGATCACCAGAGCCAGCCCGAAACGACGTCGTCTTCGTTTCAGTCGTCTTCAGTGACGGAACCTAAAGATGATCAGTTGGCTGAGAACAGCCGGACGAGCACATTATTCGTGGTTGACGAAGACGAAATGCAGCTCATCAATAACGGCTTTTGCACAGACGAAGTGCCACTGATGGAGCCTCACGAGATTAATGTAGTATCTTCTTCTTCCGCCGCCACAACGACGTCGTATTCTTCGTCGTCATCTTCTTCTTCGTCGACGACGTCTTCGTCTTCGTCTAACTTCCTGGAAGACTTACAGCTCATGCCGGACTTTGAATGGCCACCGTCTGATTACGGCAACAATATTAATGGAggcagtactactactactagctcgGCGATGACAGGATTCTGGGACGATCAGGCCGATTATTTCAACAGTTGGGATTTGTTGATCGATGATGATGTTGACAGAAAGCAGATCCTTGATCCTTCTCTCACTCAGGGCCCCGAAACTGTTTTGGATCACGAATATTGGCCCTTTTAA